Proteins encoded in a region of the Leifsonia poae genome:
- a CDS encoding DUF7432 family protein, with protein sequence MPEAIVPKTSGGRPSTFADLDDYTVAPHEFIKADSQFLMRDIAVGHAFLALLEALRASAEFDLTEDGEIKATVALAEEEKTARLRSAQSSWDVSKAWYEEAEEKVIESWKRYSVNAWARREGREPIDWEQHDAQHERVSA encoded by the coding sequence ATGCCCGAAGCAATTGTACCCAAGACGTCGGGAGGTCGGCCGAGCACCTTCGCCGACCTCGACGACTACACCGTTGCGCCGCACGAATTCATCAAGGCTGACTCGCAGTTCCTCATGCGTGACATCGCGGTGGGCCACGCATTCCTCGCGCTTCTCGAAGCACTTCGCGCGTCGGCGGAGTTCGACCTCACCGAGGACGGCGAAATCAAAGCGACCGTCGCGCTCGCGGAGGAAGAGAAGACGGCCAGGCTCCGTTCGGCCCAGTCTTCGTGGGATGTGTCCAAAGCCTGGTATGAGGAGGCGGAGGAGAAAGTCATCGAATCGTGGAAGCGCTATTCGGTCAACGCGTGGGCTAGGCGCGAGGGTCGCGAGCCCATCGATTGGGAACAGCACGACGCGCAGCACGAGCGGGTGTCCGCATGA
- a CDS encoding helix-turn-helix domain-containing protein — translation MTEFEASEHCNIPVNTLRAWRQKEAKEAGSSPLRFHRIGRLVRYVQSELDHDMAHGRRAA, via the coding sequence ATGACCGAGTTTGAGGCATCCGAGCACTGCAATATCCCCGTCAACACCTTGCGTGCGTGGCGGCAAAAGGAAGCCAAGGAGGCGGGATCGAGCCCGCTGCGCTTCCACCGAATTGGCCGGCTCGTCCGGTACGTCCAGTCCGAGCTGGACCACGACATGGCGCACGGACGTCGTGCGGCTTAG